One genomic window of Polaromonas sp. SP1 includes the following:
- a CDS encoding ammonium transporter, translating into MEALKQGSDALFILLGGIMVLAMHAGFAFLELGTVRKKNQVNALVKILVDFSVSTVVYFMVGYGVAYGTHFFVGAEQLAAKNGYDLVKFFFLLTFAAAIPAIISGGIAERARFYPQLIATAVIVGFVYPFFEGIVWNQHFGVQAWIKSLTGAEFHDFAGSIVVHAVGGWLALPAVILLGARSNRYRKDGAVSAHPPSNIPFLALGAWILTVGWFGFNVMSAQTIDKISGLVAVNSLMAMVGGTLAALAFGKNDPGFVHNGPLAGLVAVCAGSDLMHPLGALVTGGVAGGVFVVMFTLTQNRWKIDDVLGVWPLHGLCGAWGGLAAGIFGSQALGGLGGVSFGAQLIGSAMGVAWALLAGFAVYGILKATMGLRLSQEEEFEGADLSIHRIGATPDREVNW; encoded by the coding sequence ATGGAAGCACTAAAACAGGGCTCGGACGCCTTGTTCATCCTGCTGGGCGGCATCATGGTGCTGGCCATGCACGCCGGTTTTGCCTTTCTGGAACTGGGCACAGTCCGCAAAAAGAACCAGGTCAATGCGCTGGTCAAGATCCTGGTGGACTTCTCGGTGTCCACTGTGGTGTATTTCATGGTGGGTTACGGCGTGGCCTATGGCACCCATTTCTTCGTCGGGGCCGAGCAGCTGGCCGCCAAAAACGGCTACGACCTGGTCAAGTTCTTCTTTTTGCTGACCTTTGCCGCGGCGATCCCGGCCATCATTTCAGGCGGCATTGCCGAGCGGGCGCGCTTTTACCCGCAGCTCATCGCCACCGCCGTCATCGTCGGCTTCGTCTATCCCTTCTTCGAGGGCATCGTCTGGAACCAGCACTTCGGCGTGCAGGCCTGGATCAAATCGCTGACGGGTGCGGAGTTCCATGACTTCGCGGGCTCCATCGTGGTCCATGCCGTGGGCGGCTGGCTGGCATTGCCGGCGGTGATCTTGCTGGGCGCGCGCAGCAACCGCTACCGCAAGGACGGCGCCGTGTCGGCGCATCCGCCGTCGAACATTCCCTTCCTGGCGCTGGGCGCCTGGATCCTCACCGTCGGCTGGTTCGGCTTTAACGTGATGAGCGCGCAGACCATCGACAAGATTTCCGGCCTGGTCGCCGTCAATTCACTGATGGCCATGGTGGGCGGCACGCTGGCGGCGCTGGCCTTTGGCAAGAACGACCCGGGCTTTGTGCACAACGGCCCGCTGGCCGGCCTGGTGGCGGTGTGCGCGGGCTCCGACCTGATGCACCCGCTGGGCGCGCTGGTGACGGGGGGCGTGGCCGGTGGTGTGTTCGTGGTGATGTTCACGCTGACGCAAAACAGATGGAAGATCGACGACGTGCTGGGCGTCTGGCCGCTGCACGGCCTGTGCGGCGCCTGGGGCGGCCTGGCGGCCGGCATCTTCGGCAGCCAGGCGTTGGGCGGCCTGGGCGGCGTGAGTTTTGGCGCGCAGCTGATCGGCAGCGCGATGGGCGTGGCGTGGGCCTTGCTGGCCGGCTTTGCCGTCTACGGCATCCTCAAGGCGACCATGGGGCTGCGACTCAGCCAGGAAGAAGAATTTGAAGGCGCCGACCTGTCGATCCACCGCATCGGCGCCACGCCGGACCGCGAAGTCAACTGGTAA